The following coding sequences lie in one Rhea pennata isolate bPtePen1 chromosome 10, bPtePen1.pri, whole genome shotgun sequence genomic window:
- the KLHL25 gene encoding kelch-like protein 25, producing the protein MSVSVHENRKSRTSTGSMNILLFHKASHPDCVLSHLNTLRKHCMFTDVTLWAGDRSFPCHRAVLAASSRYFEAMFSNGLRESLDDEVNFHDSLHPEVLELLLDFAYSSRIIINEENAESLLEAGDMLQFHDVRDAAAEFLEKNLYPSNCLGMMLLSDAHQCRRLYELSWRMCLVNFETVRKSEDFNNLSKDTLLDLISSDELEIEDEEKVFKAVMQWVKYNLDERKAYLPELLRNVRLALLPSECLKKALACEDLIMVDERNKLVLDEAIQCKKKILQNDGVVISPCARPRKAGHTLLILGGQTFMCDKIYQVDHKAKEIIPKADLPSPRKEFSACAIGCKVYITGGRGSENGVSKDVWVYDTVHEEWSKAAPMLIARFGHGSAELENCLYVVGGHTAVAGVFPASPSVSLKQVEKYDPTSNKWMMVAPLRDGVSNAAVVSARLKLFVFGGTSIHRDMVSKVQCYDPVENRWTIKAECPQPWRYTAAAVLGSQIFIMGGDTEFTAASAYRFDCEMDQWTRIGDMTAKRMSCHALASGNKLYVVGGYFGTQRCKTLDCYDPTSDTWNCITTVPYSLIPTAFVSTWKHLPS; encoded by the coding sequence CAGACTGTGTCTTGTCCCATCTGAACACCCTCCGGAAGCACTGCATGTTCACCGATGTCACCCTTTGGGCAGGAGACAGGTCGTTCCCATGCCATCgggcagtgctggctgcctccaGCAGATACTTTGAAGCCATGTTTAGCAATGGCCTCCGTGAGAGCCTGGACGATGAGGTGAATTTCCATGACAGTCTGCACCCAGAGGTGCTCGAGCTGCTGCTGGACTTTGCTTACTCCTCTCGGATCATCATTAATGAGGAAAATGCAGAGTCCCTTCTGGAGGCTGGAGACATGCTTCAGTTCCATGATGTCCGAGACGCGGCAGCTGAGTTCCTGGAGAAGAACCTCTACCCTTCTAACTGTCTGGGCATGATGCTGCTCTCGGATGCTCATCAGTGCCGGAGGCTCTATGAACTCTCCTGGAGGATGTGCCTGGTCAACTTTGAAACTGTTCGCAAGAGTGAGGATTTCAACAACCTTTCCAAGGACACTCTTCTGGACCTTATCTCCAGTGATGAGTTGGAAATTGAGGATGAAGAAAAGGTCTTCAAGGCTGTCATGCAGTGGGTAAAATACAATCTGGATGAGCGGAAGGCTTATCTCCCAGAGCTTCTGAGGAACGTTCGCCTGGCCTTACTTCCTTCTGAATGCCTCAAGAAAGCCTTGGCTTGTGAGGACTTGATCATGGTCGATGAAAGGAACAAACTTGTCTTGGATGAAGCTATTCAGTGCAAGAAAAAGATCCTCCAGAATGATGGAGTGGTCATAAGCCCCTGTGCCAGGCCTCGCAAAGCTGGACACACCTTGCTGATCCTGGGAGGACAGACCTTCATGTGTGATAAGATCTACCAAGTGGAtcacaaagcaaaggaaattatCCCCAAAGCAGACCTGCCAAGTCCACGGAAAGAGTTTAGTGCCTGTGCCATTGGCTGCAAAGTATATATCACTGGAGGTAGGGGCTCAGAGAACGGCGTCTCCAAAGACGTATGGGTGTACGACACTGTTCACGAGGAGTGGTCAAAAGCTGCCCCAATGTTAATAGCTCGTTTTGGACATGGCTCAGCTGAATTGGAGAACTGCCTGTATGTGGTTGGTGGACACACTGCAGTAGCTGGGGTCTTTCCTGCATCaccttctgtttctttgaaGCAAGTAGAGAAATATGATCCCACATCCAACAAATGGATGATGGTGGCCCCTTTGAGAGACGGAGTGAGCAATGCTGCTGTGGTAAGTGCCAGGCTCAAGCTTTTTGTCTTTGGTGGGACCAGCATTCACCGAGACATGGTATCCAAAGTCCAGTGCTATGATCCGGTTGAGAATCGGTGGACAATCAAAGCAGAATGCCCACAGCCCTGGCGCTACACTGCGGCTGCTGTCCTGGGCAGCCAGATTTTCATCATGGGGGGAGACACAGAGTTCACGGCAGCATCTGCCTACCGCTTTGACTGTGAAATGGACCAGTGGACACGCATCGGGGATATGACAGCCAAGCGCATGTCGTGCCATGCTTTGGCTTCGGGAAATAAACTCTACGTGGTAGGGGGCTACTTTGGGACTCAGAGGTGCAAAACACTGGACTGCTATGACCCGACGTCAGACACCTGGAACTGTATCACAACAGTGCCTTATTCGCTCATCCCCACAGCTTTTGTCAGCACCTGGAAGCATTTGCCATCGTGA